In Variovorax sp. J2L1-78, the following are encoded in one genomic region:
- a CDS encoding efflux RND transporter permease subunit, which produces MAKFFIDRPIFAWVIALFVIVMGAVSITQLPISQYPPVAPPAIVINTAYPGASAQTLEDSVLSVIEREMNGAQGLIYMESVAQADGTGTITVTFETGTNPDLAQVDVQNRLARATPRLPASVTQQGVRVDKSRNNFLLFTILSSDDPAIDPVALGDYASRNVLPELQRVPGIGQAQLFGTERAMRVWIDPAKLQGFNLSPGDVNAAIRAQNAQVSSGSIGDLPNITGQAIAATVVVRGQLNTVDQFGNIVLRANTDGSAVRLKDVARIELGGQSYATSARLDGQPAVGMGVQLAPSGNALQSAKAVRAKMEELSKFFPKGVKWSIPYDSSRFVSISITEVVKTLFEAVALVFIVMFLFLQNWRYTVIPTIVVPIALLGTFAVLSALGFSINVLTMFGMVLVIGIVVDDAIVVVENVERIMTEEGLGPLEATRKAMQQISGAIIGVTVVLISVFVPLAFFAGSTGNIYRQFSAVMVTSIAFSAFMALSLTPALCATLLKPVEKGGHHEKKGFFGWFNRGFTRTAKGYEGVVARLLKRAARYLIIYVAIVGAVVVLFRGLPTSFLPQEDQGNIIVNVQLPPGATQERTLSVMKQVEGFMLKQPEVQSMVGVLGFSFSGQGQNSGLAFVTLKDWDERKGAGQGADALAGRAFGALSGIRDAFIYPLSPPPIPELGNASGFTFRLQDRSGAGHEALINARNQMLGMAGKSKLLVQVRPDGLEDAPQLQIDIDRDKASALGVTFDAINTTLSTALGSSYINDFPNQGRLQRVVVQADAPARMQPDDLLKLNATNTQGNPVPLSTFASTRWANGAQQTVRYNGYPAVRITGSAAPGLSSGEAMAEMEKLAAQLPAGFGFEWTGQSREEKLAGSQAMILYGFAILAVFLCLAALYESWSIPLSVVLVVPLGVIGVLLATMLRSYSNDVYFQVGLITIIGLSAKNAILIVEFAKDLQAQGMGVVQAALTAAHLRFRPIIMTSLAFGLGVVPLAIASGAGSASQRAIGTGVIGGMITGTVLAVFFVPVFFVVVRTLFKGSKRQLEADRRHAAAAGIEPTHD; this is translated from the coding sequence ATGGCTAAATTCTTCATCGATCGCCCCATCTTCGCGTGGGTGATCGCGCTGTTCGTCATCGTGATGGGCGCCGTGTCGATCACGCAGCTGCCGATCTCGCAATACCCGCCGGTCGCACCACCGGCCATCGTCATCAACACGGCGTACCCGGGCGCGTCCGCGCAGACCCTGGAAGACAGCGTGCTGTCGGTCATCGAGCGCGAGATGAACGGCGCACAGGGGCTGATCTACATGGAGTCGGTGGCGCAAGCCGACGGCACCGGCACGATCACCGTGACCTTCGAGACCGGCACCAACCCCGATCTGGCGCAGGTCGACGTGCAGAACCGCCTGGCACGCGCCACGCCGCGCCTGCCGGCGTCGGTGACGCAGCAGGGCGTGCGCGTCGACAAGTCGCGCAATAACTTCCTGCTGTTCACCATCCTGTCCTCGGACGATCCTGCGATCGATCCGGTCGCGCTGGGCGACTACGCGTCGCGCAACGTGCTGCCTGAACTGCAACGTGTGCCGGGCATCGGCCAGGCGCAGCTGTTCGGCACCGAACGCGCGATGCGCGTGTGGATCGATCCGGCCAAGCTGCAGGGCTTCAACCTGTCGCCGGGCGATGTGAACGCGGCCATCCGCGCGCAGAACGCGCAGGTGTCGTCCGGCTCGATCGGCGACCTGCCCAACATCACCGGCCAGGCCATTGCGGCCACCGTGGTGGTGCGCGGCCAGCTCAACACGGTGGACCAGTTCGGCAACATCGTGCTGCGGGCCAACACCGACGGCTCGGCCGTGCGGCTCAAGGACGTGGCGCGTATCGAACTCGGTGGCCAGAGCTACGCCACCTCGGCCCGCCTGGACGGCCAGCCGGCGGTCGGCATGGGCGTGCAGCTCGCGCCCAGCGGCAACGCGCTGCAATCGGCCAAGGCGGTCCGGGCCAAGATGGAGGAGCTGTCCAAGTTCTTCCCCAAGGGCGTGAAGTGGAGCATTCCCTACGACAGCTCGCGCTTCGTGAGCATCTCGATCACCGAAGTGGTCAAGACGCTGTTCGAGGCGGTGGCGCTGGTGTTCATCGTGATGTTCCTGTTCCTGCAGAACTGGCGCTACACGGTCATCCCGACCATCGTGGTGCCGATCGCTCTGCTGGGCACGTTCGCGGTGCTCTCCGCGCTGGGCTTCTCGATCAACGTGCTCACCATGTTCGGCATGGTGCTGGTGATCGGCATCGTGGTGGACGATGCCATCGTGGTGGTCGAGAACGTCGAGCGCATCATGACCGAGGAGGGCCTGGGCCCACTCGAGGCCACGCGCAAGGCGATGCAGCAGATTTCGGGCGCCATCATCGGCGTGACCGTGGTGCTGATCTCGGTGTTCGTGCCGCTGGCCTTCTTCGCGGGTTCGACCGGCAACATCTACCGCCAGTTCTCTGCGGTGATGGTGACGTCCATCGCCTTCTCGGCCTTCATGGCGCTGTCGCTCACGCCGGCGCTGTGCGCCACGCTGCTCAAACCGGTGGAGAAGGGCGGCCACCACGAGAAGAAGGGCTTCTTCGGCTGGTTCAACCGTGGCTTCACGCGCACGGCCAAGGGCTACGAAGGCGTGGTGGCGCGGCTGCTCAAGCGCGCCGCGCGTTACCTGATCATCTACGTGGCCATCGTCGGTGCGGTGGTGGTCCTGTTCCGCGGCCTGCCGACCTCGTTCCTGCCGCAGGAAGACCAGGGCAACATCATCGTGAACGTGCAACTGCCGCCGGGTGCGACGCAGGAGCGCACGCTGTCGGTGATGAAACAGGTCGAAGGCTTCATGCTCAAGCAACCCGAAGTGCAGAGCATGGTGGGCGTGCTGGGCTTCAGCTTCTCGGGCCAGGGCCAGAACTCCGGCCTGGCGTTCGTGACGCTCAAGGACTGGGACGAGCGCAAGGGCGCCGGCCAAGGGGCCGACGCGCTGGCCGGCCGCGCCTTCGGTGCGCTGTCGGGCATTCGCGATGCGTTCATCTATCCGCTGAGCCCGCCGCCCATTCCCGAACTGGGCAACGCCAGCGGCTTCACCTTCCGGCTGCAGGACCGCAGCGGCGCCGGCCATGAAGCGCTGATCAACGCGCGCAACCAGATGCTGGGCATGGCGGGCAAGAGCAAGCTGCTCGTGCAGGTCCGGCCGGACGGCCTGGAAGACGCGCCGCAGCTGCAGATCGACATCGACCGCGACAAGGCGAGTGCACTGGGCGTGACCTTCGATGCGATCAACACCACGCTGTCTACCGCGTTGGGCTCGAGCTACATCAACGACTTCCCGAACCAGGGTCGCCTGCAGCGGGTGGTGGTGCAGGCCGACGCGCCGGCGCGCATGCAGCCCGACGACCTGCTCAAGCTCAACGCGACCAACACGCAGGGCAACCCGGTGCCGCTGTCGACCTTCGCCTCGACGCGCTGGGCCAATGGCGCGCAGCAGACGGTGCGCTACAACGGCTACCCGGCCGTGCGCATCACCGGCTCGGCCGCACCCGGCCTGAGTTCGGGTGAGGCGATGGCGGAGATGGAGAAGCTGGCGGCACAGCTGCCGGCGGGCTTCGGCTTCGAATGGACCGGCCAGTCGCGTGAGGAAAAGCTCGCGGGTTCCCAGGCCATGATCCTCTACGGCTTCGCGATCCTGGCGGTGTTCCTGTGCCTGGCGGCACTGTACGAAAGCTGGTCGATCCCGTTGTCGGTCGTCCTCGTGGTGCCGCTCGGCGTGATCGGCGTGCTGCTGGCGACGATGCTGCGGTCGTACTCGAACGACGTTTACTTCCAGGTGGGTCTGATCACCATCATCGGCCTGTCGGCGAAGAACGCGATTCTGATCGTGGAGTTCGCCAAGGACCTGCAGGCGCAAGGCATGGGCGTGGTCCAGGCCGCGCTGACGGCGGCCCACCTTCGGTTCCGGCCGATCATCATGACGTCGCTGGCCTTCGGCCTGGGCGTGGTGCCATTGGCGATCGCTTCTGGGGCCGGTTCGGCCAGCCAGCGCGCCATCGGCACCGGCGTCATCGGCGGCATGATCACCGGCACCGTGCTCGCGGTGTTCTTCGTGCCCGTGTTTTTCGTTGTCGTGCGCACCTTGTTCAAGGGCAGCAAGCGTCAGCTAGAGGCGGACCGGCGCCACGCCGCGGCCGCAGGAATCGAGCCTACCCATGACTAA
- a CDS encoding efflux RND transporter periplasmic adaptor subunit: MPQSHVSSRPSLSSWRLAVAGAVVLAVVALTACGKGKEPAAAGGAPGGAAPPPPEVGVVVATPTDVGLVTELPGRLEASRVAEVRARAAGILQERLFREGSDVKAGQPLFRIDSAPYAAAARSAQASLARAEANAVQAKALADRYKPLVEANAVSKQEYANAVASQKAAEADVGVARASVTTANINLGYAAVTAPISGRIGRALVTEGALVGQGETTALAVVQQINPLYVNFTQSANDVLKLRRAMADGQFKRADGADAASVRVVLEGGGEYPTPGKLLFSDLTVDATTGQVTLRAELPNPKGELLPGLYVRVRIEQAQVSNAITLPQQAVTRTQQGDTVTVVGADGKLSKRTVKVGTAKNNQWVVMEGLKAGEQVMVDGFQKLQMLPPGTPVKAVPWTPPSAAAAAPAAPAAPGAAASAPAAPASAAKQ; encoded by the coding sequence ATGCCGCAATCGCATGTCTCTTCACGTCCCTCCCTGTCTTCATGGCGCCTGGCGGTTGCCGGTGCGGTCGTGCTGGCCGTCGTCGCACTGACGGCGTGCGGCAAGGGCAAGGAGCCCGCGGCTGCAGGGGGCGCGCCCGGTGGCGCGGCGCCGCCACCGCCCGAGGTGGGTGTGGTGGTCGCGACGCCGACCGATGTCGGCCTGGTGACCGAACTGCCGGGGCGGCTCGAAGCCTCGCGCGTGGCCGAAGTCCGCGCCCGTGCCGCCGGCATCCTGCAGGAGCGCCTGTTCCGCGAAGGCAGCGACGTGAAGGCTGGCCAGCCGCTGTTCCGCATCGATTCGGCACCGTATGCCGCGGCTGCCCGCAGCGCGCAGGCCAGCCTGGCGCGCGCCGAAGCCAATGCCGTGCAGGCCAAGGCGCTGGCCGACCGCTACAAGCCGCTGGTCGAGGCCAATGCGGTGAGCAAGCAGGAATACGCGAACGCGGTGGCCTCGCAGAAGGCTGCGGAGGCCGATGTGGGCGTGGCCCGCGCGTCGGTGACCACCGCCAACATCAATCTCGGCTATGCCGCCGTGACCGCGCCCATCTCGGGCCGCATCGGCCGCGCGCTCGTCACCGAAGGCGCCCTGGTGGGCCAGGGCGAAACCACCGCGCTCGCCGTGGTCCAGCAGATCAACCCGCTGTACGTGAACTTCACCCAGTCGGCCAACGACGTGCTGAAGCTGCGCCGTGCCATGGCCGACGGCCAGTTCAAGCGCGCCGACGGTGCCGACGCCGCCAGCGTGCGCGTGGTGCTCGAAGGCGGCGGCGAATACCCGACGCCGGGCAAGCTGCTGTTCTCCGACCTCACGGTCGACGCGACCACCGGCCAGGTCACGCTGCGCGCCGAGCTGCCCAATCCCAAGGGCGAGCTGCTGCCCGGCCTGTACGTGCGCGTGCGCATCGAGCAGGCCCAGGTGAGCAACGCCATCACGCTGCCGCAGCAGGCCGTGACGCGCACCCAGCAGGGCGACACGGTCACCGTGGTCGGCGCCGATGGCAAGCTGAGCAAGCGCACCGTGAAGGTCGGCACCGCCAAGAACAACCAGTGGGTGGTGATGGAGGGCCTCAAGGCTGGCGAGCAGGTGATGGTCGACGGCTTCCAGAAGCTGCAGATGCTGCCGCCCGGCACGCCCGTGAAGGCCGTGCCGTGGACACCGCCGAGCGCCGCGGCTGCAGCGCCGGCGGCACCGGCAGCACCAGGTGCAGCCGCTTCGGCGCCGGCCGCACCGGCCTCGGCCGCCAAGCAGTAA
- a CDS encoding TetR family transcriptional regulator yields the protein MARHTKEEALATRHRLLDAAEVLFQAQGVSQTSLQQIAQQAGATRGAIYWHFKDKADLFNAMMERVTLPLEAAAQATGRSEDDPLREVERVLVAALKLMTTDPQVRRVFEVATHKVEYTQEMQSVQQRHLDARNACVADFERALRLAARRQHVRLAVPAAVAAQGLHALVSGLIQNWLLDPDAFELVQTGRRTFGVYVAGLGFALPRASAELQAAPCPLGA from the coding sequence TTGGCCCGCCACACGAAGGAAGAGGCTCTCGCCACACGCCACCGGCTGCTCGATGCGGCCGAGGTGCTGTTCCAGGCGCAGGGCGTTTCCCAGACCTCGCTGCAGCAGATCGCCCAACAGGCGGGTGCGACGCGGGGCGCCATCTATTGGCACTTCAAGGACAAGGCCGACCTCTTCAACGCCATGATGGAACGCGTCACCCTGCCCCTGGAGGCGGCGGCGCAGGCCACGGGACGGTCCGAGGACGACCCGTTGCGCGAAGTCGAGCGCGTGCTGGTCGCCGCCCTCAAGCTCATGACCACCGACCCGCAGGTGCGCCGCGTCTTCGAAGTGGCGACGCACAAGGTCGAGTACACGCAGGAGATGCAGTCGGTGCAGCAGCGCCACCTCGACGCGCGCAACGCCTGCGTGGCCGACTTCGAGCGCGCCCTGCGCCTGGCCGCGCGCCGCCAGCATGTCCGCCTCGCGGTGCCCGCAGCCGTGGCGGCCCAGGGGTTGCACGCCCTGGTGAGCGGCCTGATCCAGAACTGGCTGCTCGACCCCGACGCGTTCGAGCTCGTACAGACCGGCCGGCGCACCTTCGGCGTGTATGTCGCGGGCCTGGGCTTCGCGCTGCCGCGCGCATCCGCCGAACTTCAGGCCGCGCCGTGTCCACTGGGCGCGTGA